The genomic region CTGGCTGAAGTTCGCGAACATCGCTCTTGTGCCGTTGATGCTCGGCATGGCGGCAGTCGGCGTGTCGTGGCGACGGACACGCCAGCGCCGCAAGACACCGAAGAACGAACGCTGAGGAGGACGCGCGATGAAGCCCAAGACCTTCGTAGCTCTGCTCGGTGCAGCTATCCTTTCGCTGGCGGTTGCGGTGACGGCATTCGTGTCGTCGCGGCCTTGGTCGCCGACCGCCATCATCCACGGCGAAGCGGCACTGCCGGCGCTCACTCCAGCGGAAAATAAAATCGCGGTGATCGAAGTCGAGCAAGGCGGCAATACGATCAAGCTTGCGCTGAAGGACGGAAAGTGGGTGGTCGCGAGCCAGCGAGATTATCCGGCGAATGTCGAAGCCGTCCGCAAGCTGCTGCTCAATGCGTCGGAGGCATCGCTCGTCGAACGTAAGACGGCGAAGAAGGATATGCTGCCTATTCTCGGTCTCGGCGATCCGAAAACAAGCTCGTCGCGGCTGATTCGGTTTCTCGATGCGAGCGGACACGCCATTGGCGAGATCGTGGCCGGCAACAGTAAGGCGGATGCGTTCGGAACCAACAAGAACGGCACATATGTTCGCAAGCCGGGGACCGATCAGAGTTGGCTCGCAGACCGGCCGA from Hyphomicrobium sp. MC1 harbors:
- a CDS encoding DUF4340 domain-containing protein produces the protein MKPKTFVALLGAAILSLAVAVTAFVSSRPWSPTAIIHGEAALPALTPAENKIAVIEVEQGGNTIKLALKDGKWVVASQRDYPANVEAVRKLLLNASEASLVERKTAKKDMLPILGLGDPKTSSSRLIRFLDASGHAIGEIVAGNSKADAFGTNKNGTYVRKPGTDQSWLADRPIDASAKLSDWVKTRVVDIPTNSIKTASIEVAGQPAYQIDSEKDGSHKLAQMPAGKKLKYVNSVDEIIESASYVDFQGVRKADKSETLPDAGKVSYETDKGLKIQLDVKSDGKQAWVVVTPSGTGDAKKQADDIAALTAGWEFKIPVAKVSGLLKKQDDLLENTGS